The following coding sequences lie in one Haematobia irritans isolate KBUSLIRL chromosome 3, ASM5000362v1, whole genome shotgun sequence genomic window:
- the LOC142229669 gene encoding uncharacterized protein LOC142229669, whose amino-acid sequence MIVVVRQDLLNLNHGRREWAEWFQEMATVDDQLSKKIIFSDEAHFHLSGFVNKQNCRIWANENPRVIVEKPIHPQRVTVWCGLWAGGIIGPYSNPSIYVVIGSGI is encoded by the coding sequence acttactcaatttgaatcatggacgtcgtgaatgggcagaatggttccaagaaatggcaacagtggatgatcaattatcgaagaaaatcatcttcagtgatgaggcacattttcacctcagtggattcgtcaataaacagaattgccgcatttgggcgaatgagaatccaagagtgattgtcgaaaaaccaattcacccacaaagagtgactgtttggtgcggtttatgggcaggcggcatcatcgggccgtacagtaatccctccatttacgtcgtgattggttccggaatttga